One genomic region from Solwaraspora sp. WMMD792 encodes:
- a CDS encoding ECF subfamily RNA polymerase sigma factor, BldN family — protein sequence MSVYSPQIVLPSASREVIAARIALAEGLSLLRASMHEMLSITMRGDGGTRGTRPRTQPNEGPSRRQPGANSKPMGGAVAAPARPTMPTQPDGNEAETTVLPVIPDQGSRSGAPPGGYPDRPDPSDPAREVWALVERAQAGETEAFGLIYDRYVDTVFRFVYFRVGNRQLAEDLTSDTFLRALKRIGSFTWQGRDLGAWLVTIARNLVADHFKSGRYRLEVTTGDVMDAEREDRGPEGSPEAAVVDHITNVALLTAVKQLNPEQQECIVLRFLQGFSVAETARAMGKNEGAIKALQYRAVRALARLLPDGFQP from the coding sequence ATGAGTGTCTACTCCCCGCAGATCGTTCTCCCGTCGGCCAGCCGCGAGGTAATTGCCGCCCGGATCGCCCTCGCCGAAGGGTTGTCGCTGCTACGTGCGTCGATGCACGAGATGCTCAGCATCACGATGCGCGGCGACGGCGGCACCCGAGGGACCAGGCCACGCACCCAGCCCAACGAGGGGCCGAGCCGACGCCAGCCCGGCGCCAACAGCAAGCCGATGGGTGGCGCGGTGGCCGCCCCGGCCCGGCCGACCATGCCGACCCAGCCGGACGGCAACGAGGCGGAGACCACCGTTCTGCCGGTCATCCCCGACCAGGGCAGTCGGTCCGGCGCACCACCAGGCGGCTATCCGGACCGGCCGGACCCGTCCGATCCCGCCCGCGAGGTCTGGGCGCTGGTGGAACGGGCCCAGGCTGGCGAGACCGAGGCGTTCGGTCTGATCTACGACCGGTACGTGGACACCGTATTCCGGTTCGTCTATTTCCGGGTGGGCAACCGGCAACTCGCCGAGGACCTCACCTCGGATACCTTCCTGCGCGCCCTGAAGCGGATCGGCAGCTTCACCTGGCAGGGCCGGGACCTCGGGGCCTGGCTGGTGACCATCGCCCGCAACCTGGTCGCGGACCACTTCAAGTCGGGACGGTACCGACTGGAAGTTACTACGGGTGACGTAATGGATGCAGAGCGCGAGGATCGCGGCCCGGAGGGAAGCCCCGAGGCAGCGGTCGTCGACCACATCACCAACGTCGCCCTGCTGACCGCCGTCAAGCAGCTCAACCCGGAGCAGCAGGAGTGCATCGTTCTCCGCTTCCTGCAAGGATTCTCGGTCGCCGAGACCGCCCGGGCGATGGGCAAGAACGAGGGGGCGATCAAGGCCCTGCAGTACCGGGCGGTACGGGCACTGGCCCGACTCCTGCCCGACGGTTTCCAACCGTGA
- a CDS encoding HAD-IB family hydrolase yields MPRTRKVTISTDAAGHTTGWATTGLAAATPVAPDQRAAAFFDVDNTMLRGASIYWLARGLAARNYFTTADLAQFAWRQARFRLLAAEHAGDMSHAREAALAFVAGWRVSDVERLTEEIFDELMASRIWPGSRALAQVHLDAGQRVWLVSATPVEVGRVIAQRLGLTGALGTVAEVVDGTYTGRLAGELMHGPAKAEAIVQLAAVEGLELVRCSAYSDSANDLPMLTAVGHPVAVNPDTALRRQARERGWQVRDFRTGRKAARIAVPSTVAAGFLAGAVTAGLAIRRRRATG; encoded by the coding sequence GTGCCCCGCACCCGCAAGGTGACCATCAGTACGGACGCTGCCGGTCACACCACGGGTTGGGCGACCACCGGGCTGGCAGCCGCGACACCCGTGGCCCCTGACCAACGGGCAGCGGCCTTCTTCGACGTCGACAACACCATGCTGCGTGGAGCGTCGATCTACTGGCTGGCGCGCGGCCTGGCCGCCCGCAACTACTTCACCACCGCCGACCTCGCCCAGTTCGCCTGGCGGCAGGCGCGGTTCCGGCTGCTCGCCGCGGAACACGCCGGGGACATGTCGCACGCCCGGGAAGCGGCCCTGGCGTTCGTCGCCGGTTGGCGGGTCAGCGACGTGGAACGCCTCACCGAGGAGATCTTCGACGAGTTGATGGCGTCGCGGATCTGGCCCGGCAGCCGGGCCCTGGCGCAGGTGCACCTCGACGCCGGACAACGGGTGTGGCTGGTCAGCGCAACTCCGGTCGAGGTCGGCCGGGTGATCGCCCAGCGTCTCGGGTTGACCGGTGCGCTCGGTACCGTCGCCGAGGTCGTCGACGGAACGTACACCGGTCGGCTGGCTGGCGAACTGATGCACGGCCCGGCCAAGGCCGAGGCGATCGTGCAGCTCGCCGCAGTCGAAGGGCTCGAGCTCGTCCGCTGCAGCGCGTACAGCGACTCCGCCAACGACCTGCCGATGCTCACCGCCGTCGGACACCCGGTCGCGGTCAACCCGGACACCGCGCTGCGCCGCCAGGCACGGGAGCGGGGCTGGCAGGTCCGGGACTTCCGGACCGGTCGCAAGGCGGCGCGGATCGCGGTACCGTCGACGGTCGCCGCCGGTTTCCTGGCCGGCGCGGTGACGGCCGGCCTGGCCATCCGCCGCCGCCGGGCAACAGGCTGA
- a CDS encoding lysophospholipid acyltransferase family protein, whose product MTVPDRPGDVWDQRVAAGLAFLRRRLAGEYEVDEFGFDPELTEGVFLPVLRALYREWFRTEVSGIEHLPVDGAGLVVGNHSGTVALDAAVLTAILHDEHPRHRHLRLLSADLVFRLPFLSELTRKFGGTVACNPDAERLLGGGELVGVFPEGFKGVGKPYSQRYKLQRFGRGGFVSAAIRTGSPIVPVAIVGAEETYPMLANIAPLARILGLPYFPVTPTFPWLGPLGLVPLPSKWLIEFCPPIPTTQFADHADDPLVVFNLADQVRETIQQALHRLLDRRPDPFGR is encoded by the coding sequence ATGACCGTGCCGGACCGACCCGGCGACGTCTGGGATCAACGGGTGGCCGCCGGCCTGGCGTTCCTGCGCCGCCGGTTGGCCGGCGAGTACGAGGTGGACGAGTTCGGCTTCGATCCCGAGCTCACCGAAGGCGTGTTTCTGCCGGTACTGCGGGCGCTCTACCGCGAGTGGTTCCGCACCGAGGTGTCCGGGATCGAACACCTGCCGGTGGACGGTGCCGGGCTGGTGGTCGGCAACCACTCCGGCACGGTCGCGCTGGACGCGGCCGTGCTCACCGCGATCCTGCACGACGAGCATCCGCGGCACCGGCACCTGCGGCTGCTCAGCGCCGACCTGGTCTTCCGGCTGCCGTTCCTGTCCGAACTGACCCGCAAGTTCGGCGGTACGGTGGCCTGCAACCCGGACGCCGAGCGGTTGCTCGGTGGTGGGGAACTGGTCGGGGTCTTCCCGGAGGGCTTCAAGGGAGTCGGAAAACCGTACTCGCAGCGCTACAAGCTGCAACGGTTCGGTCGGGGTGGGTTCGTCTCGGCGGCCATCCGGACCGGATCGCCGATCGTTCCGGTGGCGATCGTCGGCGCCGAGGAGACCTATCCGATGCTGGCGAACATCGCCCCGCTCGCCCGGATACTCGGCCTGCCGTACTTTCCGGTGACGCCGACGTTCCCGTGGCTGGGGCCGCTCGGCCTGGTGCCGTTGCCGAGCAAGTGGCTGATCGAGTTCTGCCCGCCGATCCCGACCACCCAGTTCGCCGACCACGCCGATGACCCGTTGGTCGTGTTCAACCTGGCCGATCAGGTGCGGGAGACGATCCAGCAGGCCCTGCACCGGCTGCTGGATCGTCGGCCGGACCCGTTCGGCCGGTGA
- a CDS encoding NAD-dependent epimerase/dehydratase family protein: protein MRSPTVVVTGTSRFIGARVAGRLAADPRVGRVVGLDTATPAPDFADLLRDVDQVRADAGAASGIIADLDASAVVHLAVVSGPDQQYGGRAAMKEQNVIGTMQLLAACQRAAGLRKLVVRSSTAAYGASFRDPAVFTEDTEPREVPRGGFARDILDIEAYVRGFRRRRPDVTATVLRFAPFIGSTAETSLTRYFAQPLVPTVFGRDPRLQFVHVDDALEVLHRAVVEDRPGTFNVAGPGVLTLSQAIRRAGRVAVPVLEPGLSSAAGVTRAFGVGRYGFDQIDLFVHGRVVDTSRLIREFGFEPRSTQAAFDDFLRAHPDGALLAGDRLAAAEQAILDGIRRARAARVGDQRKLA, encoded by the coding sequence GTGAGGTCCCCGACCGTGGTGGTAACCGGGACGAGCCGATTCATCGGTGCCCGGGTCGCCGGTCGACTCGCCGCCGACCCCCGGGTCGGCCGGGTCGTCGGGCTGGACACCGCCACACCGGCGCCGGACTTCGCGGATCTGTTGCGCGACGTCGACCAGGTCCGCGCCGACGCTGGTGCGGCCAGTGGCATCATCGCGGACCTCGATGCGTCAGCCGTCGTGCACCTGGCCGTGGTCAGTGGACCGGATCAGCAGTACGGCGGCCGCGCCGCGATGAAGGAACAGAACGTCATCGGCACCATGCAGTTGCTCGCCGCCTGCCAGCGGGCGGCTGGTCTGCGTAAGCTGGTGGTGCGTTCGTCAACGGCGGCGTACGGTGCCTCGTTCCGCGATCCGGCGGTCTTCACCGAGGACACCGAGCCCCGTGAGGTGCCGCGCGGCGGGTTCGCCCGCGACATCCTGGACATCGAGGCGTACGTGCGCGGTTTCCGCCGCCGGCGGCCCGACGTCACCGCCACCGTGTTGCGGTTCGCCCCGTTCATCGGCTCGACCGCCGAGACCAGTCTGACCCGCTACTTCGCCCAGCCGCTGGTGCCGACCGTCTTCGGTCGGGACCCCCGGCTGCAGTTCGTGCACGTAGACGACGCGCTCGAGGTGCTGCACCGGGCCGTGGTGGAAGACCGTCCGGGCACGTTCAACGTCGCCGGTCCGGGCGTGCTCACCCTCTCCCAGGCGATCCGGCGGGCCGGCCGGGTCGCCGTACCGGTGCTGGAGCCGGGGCTGTCGAGTGCCGCCGGCGTCACCCGGGCCTTCGGCGTCGGGCGCTACGGGTTCGACCAGATCGACCTGTTCGTCCATGGCCGGGTGGTCGACACCTCCCGGTTGATCCGCGAGTTCGGGTTCGAGCCGCGGTCGACGCAGGCCGCCTTCGACGATTTCCTGCGCGCCCACCCGGACGGGGCGCTGCTCGCCGGCGACCGGCTGGCCGCCGCCGAACAGGCGATCCTGGACGGCATCCGCCGGGCCCGCGCCGCCCGTGTCGGCGATCAGCGGAAACTGGCATGA
- a CDS encoding AURKAIP1/COX24 domain-containing protein → MGSVVKKRRKRMAKKKHRKLLRKTRVQRRRLGK, encoded by the coding sequence ATGGGCTCGGTGGTCAAGAAGCGCCGCAAGCGTATGGCCAAGAAGAAGCACCGCAAGCTGCTGCGCAAGACCCGCGTCCAGCGTCGACGTCTCGGCAAGTGA
- a CDS encoding helix-turn-helix domain-containing protein, with protein sequence MAGSPQSEDRLSEVKFLTVAEVARVMRVSKMTVYRLVHSGELSAVRVGRSFRVPEHAVHEYLRGAFRETA encoded by the coding sequence ATGGCAGGATCACCACAGTCCGAGGACAGGCTGTCGGAGGTCAAGTTCCTGACCGTCGCCGAGGTGGCGAGGGTGATGCGGGTGTCCAAGATGACCGTCTATCGACTCGTGCACTCCGGTGAGCTCTCCGCGGTACGGGTCGGCCGGTCGTTCCGGGTACCGGAACACGCGGTGCACGAGTACCTGCGAGGGGCTTTCCGGGAGACCGCCTAG
- a CDS encoding proline dehydrogenase family protein — protein MLRSVILAASRSTTIERLVAAAPFSRDVVRRFVGGTTIDEALTAAAELTGTGLVISIDHLGEDTTTAEQASAVRAEYLALLDALDRAGLATGADVSVKLSALGQRFDEPAATGHAQAICAAAAAVGGTVTLDMEDHTTTDSTLDILQTLRADHPSTGAVLQAYLRRTETDCRELATAGSRVRLCKGAYAEPESVAYQSAIDVDKSFVRCLNILFSGAGYPMLATHDPRLIAIAEDRARWFDRAPEEFEFQMLYGVRPAEQARLAGEGYTMRVYLPYGTDWYGYLMRRLAERPANVAFLGRALRSRD, from the coding sequence ATGCTTCGCTCGGTCATCCTCGCCGCGTCCCGGTCGACCACGATCGAACGGCTGGTCGCCGCCGCCCCGTTCAGCCGCGACGTGGTACGCCGATTCGTCGGCGGCACCACCATCGACGAGGCGTTGACCGCCGCGGCCGAGCTCACCGGTACCGGTCTGGTGATCAGCATCGACCACCTAGGTGAGGACACCACCACCGCCGAGCAGGCCAGCGCGGTGCGGGCGGAGTACCTGGCTCTGCTGGACGCGCTGGACCGGGCCGGTCTCGCCACCGGCGCCGATGTCAGCGTGAAGCTCTCCGCCCTCGGGCAGCGGTTCGACGAGCCGGCGGCGACCGGGCACGCCCAGGCGATCTGCGCGGCGGCGGCCGCCGTCGGTGGCACCGTCACCCTCGACATGGAGGACCACACCACCACCGACTCGACCCTGGACATTCTGCAGACGCTGCGTGCCGACCATCCGTCCACCGGTGCGGTGCTGCAGGCGTACCTGCGGCGTACCGAGACGGACTGCCGGGAGCTGGCCACCGCCGGTTCCCGGGTGCGACTGTGCAAGGGGGCGTATGCGGAGCCGGAATCGGTCGCCTACCAGTCGGCGATCGACGTCGACAAGTCCTTCGTGCGGTGCCTCAACATCCTGTTCTCCGGCGCTGGCTACCCGATGCTGGCCACTCACGACCCGCGCCTGATCGCGATCGCCGAGGACCGGGCCCGCTGGTTCGACCGGGCGCCGGAGGAGTTCGAGTTCCAGATGCTGTACGGGGTCCGACCGGCCGAACAGGCCCGGCTCGCGGGGGAGGGCTACACCATGCGGGTCTACCTGCCCTACGGCACCGACTGGTACGGCTACCTGATGCGCCGGCTGGCCGAGCGTCCAGCCAACGTGGCGTTTCTCGGCCGGGCGCTGCGCTCCCGCGACTGA
- a CDS encoding glutathionylspermidine synthase family protein — protein MRRETCRPRPDWDATVRQQGLVYADTELPNGSVMSYWDESACYAFDLSEVLRLEEATEELHRMAVTAAEHVVTHRRYADFGIPAWAADAVARSLRERPPSLYGRFDLWYDGSWPPKLLEYNADTPTALVEAAIVQWYWLEDTRPQLDQWNSLHERLVAGWAQIKAGMYHPTLHVTWSSEEETGEDLMTAGYLAETARQAGLTVELLPMLDVGWDGRRFVDAADQPITTCFKLYPWEWMLAEPYGRLALELGTPTTWIEPAWKLLLSNKALLAVLWELFPDHPYLLPAYLDGPRGMSEYVAKPLLGREGAAVRIVTAGGEIENPGDYGAEGWCYQEFRALPAFDGNHLVLGSWVVDGESAGAGLRESSGLITDGYARFLPHYVAAHRAI, from the coding sequence GTGCGGCGCGAAACCTGTCGGCCCCGGCCGGACTGGGACGCGACGGTACGGCAGCAGGGTCTGGTGTACGCCGACACCGAACTACCCAACGGCTCGGTGATGTCCTACTGGGACGAGTCCGCCTGCTACGCCTTCGACCTGTCGGAAGTGCTGCGGCTGGAGGAGGCGACCGAGGAACTGCACCGGATGGCGGTGACGGCGGCCGAGCACGTGGTGACGCACCGGCGGTACGCCGACTTCGGCATTCCGGCGTGGGCCGCCGACGCCGTCGCCCGGTCGTTGCGCGAGCGGCCACCGAGTCTGTACGGCCGGTTCGATCTCTGGTACGACGGCTCCTGGCCGCCGAAGCTGTTGGAGTACAACGCCGACACCCCCACCGCCCTGGTCGAAGCCGCGATCGTGCAGTGGTACTGGCTGGAGGACACCCGACCGCAGCTCGACCAGTGGAACAGCCTGCACGAACGGCTGGTGGCGGGCTGGGCGCAGATCAAGGCCGGGATGTACCACCCGACGCTGCACGTCACCTGGTCGAGCGAGGAGGAGACCGGCGAGGATCTGATGACCGCCGGCTACCTCGCCGAGACCGCCCGCCAGGCCGGGCTGACCGTCGAGCTGCTGCCGATGCTGGACGTCGGCTGGGACGGCCGGCGCTTCGTCGACGCCGCCGACCAGCCGATCACCACCTGCTTCAAGCTCTACCCGTGGGAGTGGATGCTGGCCGAGCCGTACGGGCGGTTGGCGCTCGAATTGGGCACCCCGACCACCTGGATAGAGCCGGCGTGGAAGCTGCTGCTGTCGAACAAGGCCCTGCTGGCGGTGCTCTGGGAGCTGTTTCCGGACCACCCGTACCTGCTGCCGGCGTACCTGGACGGACCGCGCGGGATGTCGGAGTACGTCGCCAAGCCGCTGCTCGGCCGGGAAGGCGCGGCGGTACGGATCGTGACCGCTGGCGGTGAGATCGAGAATCCGGGCGACTACGGCGCCGAAGGCTGGTGCTACCAGGAGTTCCGGGCGCTGCCGGCGTTCGACGGCAACCATCTGGTGCTGGGCAGCTGGGTGGTGGACGGCGAATCGGCCGGTGCCGGGTTGCGGGAGAGTTCCGGTTTGATAACCGACGGGTACGCCCGGTTTCTGCCGCACTACGTGGCCGCCCACCGGGCGATCTGA
- a CDS encoding CGNR zinc finger domain-containing protein — MDFDAYARTAVDLVNSPLADLDDLRALFHGDHVWMCDEVCDRDLTVFRRAGRRLRDVFEYGTTGRDADAVAELNSLLAAFPVQPRISGHDSNDWHMHVTGRGASVSAEYLAGAVWGLSVWLCEYGSARFGVCADARCGNVYLDTSSNCCRRFCSERCATRSHVAAHRARKRAAVEDKPLLPVS, encoded by the coding sequence GTGGACTTCGACGCCTACGCGCGGACCGCAGTTGATCTGGTCAACTCCCCGTTGGCTGACCTCGACGACCTGAGGGCGCTGTTCCACGGCGACCACGTCTGGATGTGCGACGAGGTCTGTGACCGCGACCTGACGGTGTTCCGGCGGGCCGGTAGACGCCTGCGGGACGTCTTCGAGTACGGCACCACCGGGCGCGACGCCGACGCGGTCGCCGAGCTCAACTCGCTGCTCGCGGCGTTTCCGGTGCAGCCGCGAATCTCCGGCCACGACTCGAACGACTGGCACATGCACGTGACCGGCCGGGGAGCCTCGGTCAGCGCCGAGTATCTGGCCGGGGCGGTGTGGGGGCTGTCGGTCTGGCTGTGCGAGTACGGCAGTGCCCGGTTCGGCGTCTGCGCTGACGCCCGCTGCGGCAACGTCTACCTGGACACGTCGTCGAACTGCTGCCGGCGGTTCTGCTCGGAGCGCTGCGCCACCCGCTCGCACGTGGCCGCGCACCGGGCCCGCAAACGCGCCGCGGTCGAGGACAAGCCGCTGCTGCCGGTCAGCTGA
- a CDS encoding sugar phosphate isomerase/epimerase: protein MTSAVPVLLSSSSVFPEPTAAAFELAAALGYDGIEVMVWTDAVSQDAGALRGLAAHYGVPVLAVHAPCLLVTQRVWSSDPWERLRRSAVLAETLGAPTVVVHPPFSWQRDYARTFADGLRTLRDAHPQVRFAVENMFPVRMAGREFVPYQPGWDPTEVGYDAYTLDLSHCAASRADALALAAAMGDRLEHVHLGDGSGLGRDEHLVPGRGNQPCGELLSSLAGNGFRGAVAVEVATRGARSRTVREADLRESLAFARRHLAAIDGGSPGRSATADQPAG from the coding sequence GTGACCTCCGCGGTACCCGTGCTGCTCTCCAGCTCATCGGTGTTTCCCGAGCCGACGGCGGCCGCCTTCGAGCTGGCCGCCGCGCTCGGCTACGACGGCATCGAGGTGATGGTCTGGACCGATGCGGTCAGCCAGGACGCTGGCGCGCTGCGTGGGCTCGCCGCGCACTACGGTGTGCCGGTACTCGCTGTGCATGCCCCCTGCCTGCTGGTCACCCAGCGGGTCTGGAGCTCCGACCCGTGGGAACGACTGCGCCGCTCGGCCGTACTGGCCGAGACGCTCGGCGCGCCGACCGTCGTGGTGCATCCACCGTTCAGCTGGCAACGCGACTACGCCCGTACCTTCGCCGACGGGCTGCGTACCCTGCGCGACGCCCACCCACAGGTGCGGTTCGCGGTGGAGAACATGTTCCCGGTCCGGATGGCCGGCCGCGAGTTCGTTCCGTACCAGCCGGGCTGGGATCCGACCGAGGTCGGCTACGACGCGTACACCCTTGACCTGTCGCACTGCGCCGCGTCGCGGGCCGACGCACTGGCCCTCGCCGCCGCGATGGGCGACCGGCTGGAGCACGTGCACCTCGGCGACGGCAGCGGCCTCGGCCGCGACGAGCATCTGGTCCCCGGCCGGGGCAACCAGCCGTGCGGCGAGCTGCTCAGCTCACTGGCCGGCAATGGCTTCCGGGGCGCGGTGGCGGTCGAGGTCGCCACCCGCGGCGCCCGCAGCCGTACGGTGCGCGAGGCCGACCTGCGCGAGTCGTTGGCGTTCGCCCGCCGGCACCTGGCCGCCATCGACGGCGGCAGCCCCGGCCGGTCGGCGACCGCCGACCAGCCGGCCGGCTGA
- a CDS encoding Ppx/GppA phosphatase family protein, protein MRLGVLDVGSNTVHLLVVDAHPGAHPWPAHSEKSLLRLAEQIGPDGALTPAGADALVEAVAAARAAAEHWQTSDLIAFATSAVRDATNSAAVLARVRAETGVHLQVLSGADEARMTFLAVRRWFGWSAGRLLVLDIGGGSLELAAGVDEEPHLAQSLPLGAGRLTRERLGVTPFTVSPPAAQFVADLREYVDAQVQTMVPLLQAQGWDRTVGTSKTFRTLARLTGAAPSSAGLWAPRRLTRTGLRQVTGFIRHIPPAELHELEGVSASRGHQLLAGAVVAESVMRQLGIESLDICPWALREGVILRRMAQLELISAGDLGAVTGPAGPRRPG, encoded by the coding sequence ATGCGACTGGGTGTGCTCGACGTCGGTTCCAACACCGTGCATCTGCTCGTGGTGGACGCACACCCCGGCGCCCACCCGTGGCCGGCACACTCGGAGAAGTCGCTGCTGCGGCTCGCCGAACAGATCGGACCGGACGGCGCGCTCACCCCGGCCGGGGCGGACGCCCTGGTCGAGGCGGTGGCCGCCGCGCGGGCCGCGGCCGAGCACTGGCAGACCAGCGACCTGATCGCGTTCGCCACCTCGGCGGTGCGCGACGCCACCAACTCGGCGGCGGTGCTGGCCCGGGTCCGCGCCGAGACCGGCGTGCACCTGCAGGTGCTCTCCGGCGCCGACGAGGCCCGGATGACTTTCCTCGCGGTCCGCCGCTGGTTCGGCTGGTCCGCCGGCCGGCTGCTGGTGCTGGACATCGGCGGCGGCTCCCTGGAGCTGGCCGCCGGGGTCGACGAGGAGCCGCACCTGGCCCAGTCGTTGCCGCTCGGGGCCGGCCGGTTGACCCGGGAGCGGCTCGGGGTCACCCCGTTCACCGTCAGCCCGCCGGCCGCACAGTTCGTCGCCGACCTGCGGGAGTACGTCGACGCCCAGGTGCAGACGATGGTTCCGCTGCTGCAGGCGCAGGGCTGGGACCGGACGGTCGGCACCTCCAAGACGTTCCGCACCCTGGCCCGGCTGACCGGGGCCGCGCCGTCCAGCGCCGGGCTGTGGGCACCCCGGCGGCTGACCCGTACCGGGCTGCGTCAGGTGACCGGGTTCATCCGCCACATCCCGCCTGCCGAGTTGCACGAACTCGAAGGGGTCAGCGCCAGCCGGGGGCATCAGTTGCTGGCGGGGGCGGTGGTGGCCGAGTCGGTCATGCGGCAGTTGGGCATCGAGTCGCTGGACATCTGTCCGTGGGCGCTGCGGGAAGGGGTGATCCTGCGCCGGATGGCACAGCTGGAGCTGATCTCTGCCGGTGACCTGGGCGCGGTCACCGGTCCGGCAGGTCCGCGCCGACCGGGCTAG
- a CDS encoding response regulator transcription factor — protein MARVLVVEDEESFSDALSYMLRKEGFEVSVAPTGTDALTEFDRTGADIVLLDLMLPEMSGTEVCRELRQRSRVPIIMVTARDSEIDKVVGLEIGADDYVTKPYSPRELVARIRAVLRRQSTEVIEPSTATLTAGPVRMDVERHVVTVDGDSVQLPLKEFELLELLLRNAGRVLTRGQLIDRVWGADYVGDTKTLDVHVKRLRSKIEPEPSAPRFIVTVRGLGYKFES, from the coding sequence GTGGCCCGGGTACTCGTGGTGGAGGACGAGGAGTCCTTCTCCGACGCGCTCTCCTACATGCTGCGCAAAGAGGGGTTCGAGGTGTCGGTGGCGCCAACCGGCACCGACGCGCTCACCGAGTTCGACCGCACCGGAGCGGACATCGTGCTGCTCGACCTGATGCTGCCCGAGATGTCCGGCACCGAGGTCTGCCGTGAACTGCGGCAACGCTCCCGGGTGCCGATCATCATGGTGACTGCCCGAGACAGCGAGATCGACAAGGTGGTGGGCCTGGAGATCGGCGCCGACGACTACGTCACCAAGCCGTACTCGCCTCGGGAACTGGTCGCCCGGATCCGGGCGGTGCTGCGCAGACAGAGCACCGAGGTGATCGAGCCGTCCACCGCGACGCTGACCGCCGGACCGGTCCGGATGGATGTCGAGCGGCACGTGGTGACCGTCGACGGTGACTCGGTCCAGCTGCCGCTGAAGGAGTTCGAGCTGCTCGAGCTGCTGCTGCGCAACGCCGGCCGGGTGCTCACCCGGGGGCAGCTGATCGACCGGGTGTGGGGTGCCGACTACGTCGGTGACACCAAGACCCTCGATGTGCACGTCAAGCGGCTGCGTTCCAAGATCGAACCGGAGCCGTCGGCCCCGCGCTTCATCGTCACCGTGCGCGGGCTGGGCTACAAGTTCGAGTCCTGA